A region of Cellulophaga sp. RHA19 DNA encodes the following proteins:
- a CDS encoding fibronectin type III domain-containing protein, protein MKIRHNLLFLIYFTVILGTAQAVKPEIIIKPYIQDATPNSIIIKWETSTGEESIVEYGLTPKLGKKAKGTAYDINFSESRIHEVKLTSLKRFTPYYYRVITGKLKSDIYQFKTPPFASDNKSFNIVAMSDMQYDSSEPEKFSEVVNQGVLEYIKKEYKGDLPNNLAMVMIPGDLVVTGSKYYQWKEHFFNPAEKLFAEVPLYPVPGNHEKNSIFYFKYFSLPENGSAAYAEHWWYKDYGNTRILGLDSNSGYRDLSEQLNWLQKVLDETAKNDDIDFVFAQMHHPHKSELWIPGEEDFSGKVVAKLEKFSTKTGKPSVHFFGHTHGYSRGQSKEHKHLWVNVASAGGAIDNWGEFEGRDYDEFTVTQDEYGFVMVEVDGSKDDPKFTLKRISRGNTVYPRNNEQTDSITVWKKDRRPESPKSLKVIAITDGFKNIILKAGDFKSSFDNAFHAASHWQVSEKYNFEKLSYDSWKQFENWYYKENRQKDDDLTDEKIKRLNPNTTYYWRVRYRDQNLNWSNWSNVEKFKTLK, encoded by the coding sequence ATGAAAATAAGACACAACCTGTTATTTTTAATATACTTTACAGTTATTCTAGGTACAGCCCAAGCGGTTAAACCAGAAATAATAATTAAGCCATACATACAAGATGCTACACCCAATTCTATTATAATTAAATGGGAAACATCTACAGGAGAAGAAAGTATTGTGGAGTATGGTTTAACTCCTAAATTAGGTAAAAAAGCTAAGGGTACAGCTTATGATATTAATTTTAGTGAAAGTAGAATTCATGAAGTTAAGTTAACCAGTTTAAAAAGGTTTACTCCTTATTATTATAGAGTTATAACAGGTAAATTAAAGTCAGATATATATCAATTTAAAACACCTCCTTTTGCAAGCGATAATAAGTCGTTTAATATTGTTGCTATGAGTGACATGCAGTATGATAGTAGCGAACCAGAAAAATTCTCAGAAGTTGTAAATCAAGGGGTTCTAGAGTATATTAAAAAGGAATATAAAGGAGATTTACCAAATAACTTAGCAATGGTTATGATTCCTGGAGACTTAGTAGTTACAGGGTCTAAATATTACCAATGGAAAGAACATTTTTTTAACCCTGCAGAAAAATTATTTGCTGAGGTTCCTTTATATCCTGTACCTGGTAATCACGAAAAGAACTCTATTTTCTATTTTAAATACTTTAGCCTACCAGAAAATGGTTCAGCTGCTTATGCAGAACATTGGTGGTACAAGGATTATGGAAATACTAGAATTCTTGGTTTAGACTCTAATAGTGGTTACCGTGATCTTAGTGAACAATTAAATTGGTTGCAAAAAGTATTAGATGAAACAGCTAAAAATGATGATATAGATTTTGTTTTTGCACAAATGCACCATCCGCATAAATCGGAATTATGGATTCCTGGTGAAGAAGATTTTTCAGGTAAAGTAGTAGCAAAACTAGAAAAATTTTCAACTAAAACCGGGAAACCAAGTGTGCACTTTTTTGGGCATACACATGGCTACTCTAGAGGGCAGTCTAAAGAGCATAAACATTTATGGGTAAACGTTGCATCTGCAGGTGGAGCTATAGATAATTGGGGTGAATTTGAAGGTAGAGATTATGACGAATTTACAGTAACGCAAGATGAGTATGGTTTTGTTATGGTAGAAGTAGATGGTAGTAAAGACGATCCTAAATTTACACTAAAAAGAATAAGTAGAGGAAACACTGTTTATCCACGTAATAATGAGCAAACAGATAGTATTACAGTTTGGAAAAAAGATAGAAGACCTGAATCTCCCAAATCACTAAAAGTAATTGCTATTACAGACGGATTTAAAAATATTATTTTAAAGGCAGGGGATTTTAAAAGCAGTTTTGATAATGCGTTTCATGCAGCATCTCATTGGCAAGTTTCAGAAAAGTATAATTTTGAGAAGCTTTCTTATGATAGCTGGAAACAGTTTGAGAATTGGTATTATAAAGAGAACAGGCAAAAAGATGATGATTTAACAGATGAAAAAATAAAAAGACTAAATCCTAATACCACATATTACTGGCGAGTTCGTTATAGGGATCAGAATTTAAACTGGAGCAATTGGTCTAACGTAGAAAAGTTTAAGACCCTGAAATAA
- a CDS encoding sulfatase family protein yields MFKKEFYIVVLVLTFISCKQRESPKKQVHKRPNIIYIMSDDHAVQAISAYNHPISKLAPTPNIDKIATEGAIFNGSYVTNSICGPSRAVILTGKHSHINGFRQNGDHFDGSQETLPKILKNEGYQTALMGKWHLHDYPQGFDDWKILVDQGNYYNPDFIENGDTTRVKGYATDLITADAIDWLKNKRKDSVPFFLMVQHKAPHRNWMPALRHLNKYDSVSFPLPTSYFPDFKNQQASTAQLQTIYKDMYEGHDLKLSSGLNKTTLAHNPWKTDFERMSTKQRATWDKAYLPKNNAFYNANFSNEEIAIWKAQRYLQDYMATIASVDEGVGEILEYLKTNNLEENTIVIYTSDQGFYMGENGWFDKRFMYEDSFRTPLLIKYPETIKPGTQVNAMVQNLDYAPTILDFAGVPNKSKNMQGLSFKGLLDGSVNESDFRDAIYYHYYDYPAFHMVKKHYGIRTKRYKLIHFYDDIDAWEFYDLKTDPKEQINQINNTTYVEEIELMHTKLKELQKEYSITNKEYAKASKASINKAYKQFKKLRGTPIN; encoded by the coding sequence ATGTTTAAAAAGGAGTTCTATATTGTAGTTTTAGTACTAACGTTTATTAGTTGTAAGCAAAGAGAATCTCCTAAAAAGCAAGTACACAAAAGGCCTAATATTATTTATATTATGTCTGACGATCATGCAGTACAAGCCATAAGCGCATACAACCACCCTATTAGTAAATTGGCACCAACGCCAAACATAGATAAAATAGCTACAGAAGGTGCAATTTTTAATGGTAGCTACGTTACCAACTCTATTTGTGGGCCAAGCAGAGCCGTAATATTAACTGGTAAACACAGCCATATAAATGGATTTAGGCAAAACGGAGATCATTTTGATGGAAGCCAAGAAACGCTACCTAAAATTTTAAAAAATGAAGGCTACCAAACTGCCTTAATGGGTAAATGGCATTTACATGATTACCCACAAGGTTTTGACGATTGGAAAATTCTAGTAGACCAAGGTAATTATTACAATCCAGATTTTATAGAAAACGGAGACACTACACGTGTTAAAGGCTATGCTACAGACTTAATAACGGCAGATGCTATAGACTGGCTTAAAAATAAAAGGAAAGACAGTGTGCCCTTCTTTTTAATGGTACAACATAAAGCTCCTCATAGAAATTGGATGCCAGCTTTACGCCATTTAAACAAATATGATTCGGTTAGTTTTCCTTTGCCAACCAGTTACTTTCCAGATTTTAAAAATCAGCAAGCAAGCACAGCTCAATTACAAACCATTTACAAAGATATGTATGAGGGTCACGACCTAAAATTATCTAGCGGCTTAAACAAAACTACACTGGCTCATAATCCTTGGAAAACAGATTTTGAACGCATGTCTACCAAGCAAAGAGCTACTTGGGACAAGGCATATTTACCAAAAAACAATGCTTTTTACAATGCCAATTTTAGTAATGAAGAAATTGCCATTTGGAAAGCTCAACGCTATTTACAAGATTATATGGCTACTATTGCATCTGTAGATGAAGGAGTAGGTGAAATTTTAGAATATTTAAAAACGAATAATTTAGAAGAAAACACTATTGTAATTTATACTTCTGATCAAGGCTTTTATATGGGTGAAAATGGTTGGTTTGACAAGCGTTTTATGTATGAAGACTCTTTTAGAACACCACTACTCATAAAGTATCCAGAAACAATAAAACCAGGCACACAAGTAAACGCTATGGTACAAAATTTAGATTACGCACCTACAATTTTAGACTTTGCTGGTGTGCCCAATAAATCAAAAAATATGCAGGGATTATCTTTTAAGGGTTTGTTAGATGGTTCTGTTAATGAGAGTGACTTTAGAGATGCTATTTATTACCACTATTATGACTATCCTGCTTTTCATATGGTGAAAAAACATTACGGTATTAGAACAAAGCGCTATAAGCTTATTCATTTTTATGATGATATTGATGCTTGGGAATTTTACGACTTAAAAACAGACCCTAAAGAGCAGATTAACCAAATTAATAATACTACGTATGTAGAAGAAATTGAACTAATGCATACTAAATTGAAAGAACTTCAAAAAGAATACAGTATAACTAATAAAGAGTATGCAAAAGCCAGTAAGGCTTCTATAAACAAGGCATACAAGCAATTTAAAAAATTAAGAGGAACACCAATAAATTAA
- a CDS encoding carboxylesterase family protein: MPNYLTFLQRATFLILIVLTTTFGYAQTRYTQKVFSDIKVKTYSYADTLKLDFYSIKKDTVTNKPLLILVHGGGFSGGKRDNPLEVKFCEDMAKRGYAVASMSYRLVRKGNPLGFGCNCPANQKIETFVSVSRDIIKATQFLIDKKDKLKFNPESIILVGSSAGAEAVLNTVFMKNEYAFKKLPYATVKYAGAISFAGAIVNANYITKNTAIPTMLFHGAKDNLVPYATAPHHLCEENKPGFMMLDGSYTIAKKLERLDVAHTLISDKDGSHNWANIPYSYTNLIAKFITESVLEKQNIQSTIKVKHKN, translated from the coding sequence ATGCCTAATTATTTAACTTTTTTGCAACGTGCTACTTTTTTAATATTAATTGTACTTACAACTACTTTTGGTTATGCGCAAACAAGGTATACGCAAAAAGTATTTTCAGACATTAAGGTAAAAACTTATAGCTATGCAGATACTCTAAAGTTAGATTTTTATAGCATTAAAAAAGATACAGTTACAAACAAACCTTTGCTAATTTTAGTTCACGGAGGCGGTTTCAGTGGGGGAAAACGCGATAATCCGTTAGAGGTGAAGTTTTGTGAAGATATGGCAAAAAGAGGCTACGCAGTGGCCTCTATGAGCTATAGATTGGTGCGTAAAGGCAACCCGCTTGGTTTTGGTTGTAATTGTCCGGCAAATCAAAAAATAGAAACATTTGTATCTGTATCTAGAGATATTATTAAAGCAACACAGTTTTTAATTGATAAGAAAGATAAGTTAAAATTTAATCCAGAAAGTATAATACTTGTTGGTAGTAGCGCTGGGGCAGAAGCTGTTTTAAACACCGTATTTATGAAGAATGAATACGCCTTTAAAAAATTACCTTACGCTACTGTTAAATACGCGGGAGCTATCTCTTTTGCTGGTGCAATAGTTAATGCAAATTACATTACTAAAAATACAGCTATACCAACAATGCTTTTTCACGGAGCTAAAGATAATTTGGTACCATACGCAACAGCACCTCACCATTTATGTGAAGAAAATAAACCTGGTTTTATGATGCTAGATGGCTCTTATACTATTGCAAAAAAATTAGAAAGATTGGATGTTGCACACACACTTATAAGCGATAAAGATGGGAGCCATAATTGGGCTAACATACCTTACAGTTACACCAACCTTATTGCTAAATTTATTACAGAAAGCGTTTTAGAAAAACAAAATATACAAAGCACAATTAAGGTAAAACACAAAAATTAA
- the bglX gene encoding beta-glucosidase BglX translates to MKKINLLLVVTFCSSFLAIGQTKVPFIEDLLAKMTIEEKIGQLNLVTPGGGIATGSVVSSNVEEKIKAAEVGGMFGISGPEKLKIAQDFAVKETRLKIPLFFGSDVIHGYKTTFPIPLGTASSWDMDLIKKMAQIAAQEATADGINWNFSPMVDVARDPRWGRIAEGAGEDPYLGSAIAKAMVHGYQGTDLTAKNTMIATIKHFALYGAAEAGRDYNSVDMSRTKMFNQYLPPYKAGIDAGAASIMTSFNDVDGIPASGNKWLLTDLLRKKWGFKGFVVSDYTSVNEMIAHGLGDLQDVSALSLKAGLDMDMVGEGFLTTLKKSLDEGRVTEEEITNACRRILEAKYKLGLFDDPYKYIDAKRPKKEILTKDSRAVAREAAKRSFVLFKNHNNILPLKKTTKIALVGPLANNKNNMLGTWAPTGDPQLSIPVLEGFKSVAPKAKITYAKGANITNDTELAKKVNVFGTRVDIDKHSSDELLQEALDLAKTSDVVVAVVGEASEMSGEAASRTDISIPNSQKRLIQELVKTGKPVVLVLMSGRPLTIEEEFNLPVSILQVWHPGIEAGNAVADVIFGDYNPSGKLTATWPRNVGQIPIYHSTKNTGRPAPSPAFEKFKSNYLDVKNAPLLPFGYGLSYTNFEYSNINLSKKEIVQGEDVTVSVTVKNSGNFDGEEVVQLYLRDVVRSITPPMRQLKGFKKVFLKKGESKTVKLILTADDLKFYNSTLDFVAEAGSFEIFVGTNSTAQLKATLTLK, encoded by the coding sequence ATGAAAAAAATAAACCTACTATTAGTAGTCACTTTTTGTAGCAGCTTTTTAGCTATAGGGCAAACTAAAGTTCCTTTTATAGAAGACTTGCTTGCTAAAATGACAATAGAGGAAAAAATTGGACAATTAAACTTAGTAACACCAGGTGGTGGTATTGCTACAGGATCTGTTGTAAGTAGCAATGTAGAAGAAAAAATTAAAGCTGCTGAGGTTGGTGGTATGTTTGGTATTTCTGGTCCAGAAAAATTAAAAATAGCGCAAGACTTTGCTGTAAAAGAAACCAGATTAAAAATTCCTTTATTCTTTGGTTCTGATGTAATACATGGTTACAAAACCACATTTCCTATTCCACTTGGTACTGCATCTAGTTGGGATATGGATTTGATTAAAAAAATGGCTCAAATTGCAGCACAAGAAGCTACTGCAGATGGTATAAACTGGAACTTTTCTCCTATGGTAGATGTGGCTCGTGATCCACGATGGGGAAGAATTGCAGAAGGAGCCGGTGAAGATCCTTACCTAGGCTCTGCCATTGCAAAAGCTATGGTACACGGCTACCAAGGAACAGATTTAACGGCTAAAAATACTATGATAGCTACAATTAAGCACTTTGCACTTTACGGTGCTGCAGAAGCTGGTAGAGACTATAATTCTGTAGATATGAGCAGAACAAAAATGTTTAATCAATATTTACCTCCTTACAAAGCAGGTATAGATGCCGGTGCTGCAAGTATTATGACTTCTTTTAATGATGTAGATGGTATACCTGCAAGTGGTAACAAATGGTTACTTACAGACTTATTACGTAAAAAATGGGGTTTTAAAGGCTTTGTAGTGTCAGATTACACCTCTGTAAATGAAATGATTGCACACGGTCTTGGAGATTTACAAGATGTATCTGCTTTATCTTTAAAAGCTGGTTTAGATATGGATATGGTTGGCGAAGGTTTTTTAACTACACTTAAAAAATCTTTAGATGAAGGACGTGTTACTGAAGAAGAAATTACAAACGCTTGTCGCAGAATTTTAGAAGCAAAATACAAACTTGGCCTTTTTGATGATCCGTATAAATATATTGATGCCAAGAGACCTAAAAAGGAAATCCTAACTAAAGATAGTAGAGCTGTAGCTAGAGAGGCAGCCAAGCGTTCTTTTGTTTTATTTAAAAACCATAACAACATATTACCGCTTAAAAAAACAACTAAAATTGCATTAGTTGGACCTTTAGCTAACAATAAAAATAATATGTTGGGTACTTGGGCTCCTACAGGAGATCCGCAATTATCTATTCCTGTTTTAGAAGGATTTAAAAGTGTTGCGCCAAAGGCAAAAATAACATATGCCAAGGGAGCAAATATTACAAATGATACCGAACTAGCTAAAAAAGTCAATGTTTTTGGTACACGTGTAGACATAGATAAACATTCTTCTGACGAACTTTTACAAGAAGCTTTAGATCTTGCTAAAACATCAGACGTTGTGGTTGCTGTAGTTGGTGAAGCATCAGAAATGAGTGGTGAAGCAGCAAGTAGAACAGATATTTCTATTCCTAATAGTCAAAAAAGACTAATACAAGAACTCGTTAAAACGGGTAAGCCGGTAGTATTGGTTTTAATGAGCGGCAGACCGTTAACTATTGAAGAAGAGTTTAATCTTCCTGTTAGCATTCTTCAGGTTTGGCATCCTGGTATAGAAGCAGGTAATGCTGTTGCTGATGTTATTTTTGGTGATTATAATCCGTCTGGTAAACTAACAGCTACTTGGCCAAGAAACGTAGGGCAAATTCCGATCTATCATAGTACAAAAAATACAGGTAGACCAGCTCCTTCTCCTGCTTTTGAAAAGTTTAAAAGCAATTATTTAGACGTTAAAAACGCACCTTTACTACCGTTTGGCTACGGGCTTAGTTATACCAACTTTGAATATTCTAACATCAACCTATCTAAAAAAGAAATTGTACAAGGAGAAGACGTAACAGTATCTGTAACAGTAAAAAACTCTGGTAATTTTGATGGTGAAGAAGTTGTGCAATTGTATTTAAGAGATGTTGTACGTAGCATTACGCCGCCAATGAGACAGCTAAAAGGATTTAAAAAAGTATTCTTAAAAAAAGGAGAATCTAAAACTGTAAAATTGATACTTACTGCAGACGATTTAAAGTTTTACAACAGTACTTTAGATTTTGTTGCAGAAGCTGGGAGTTTTGAGATATTTGTAGGCACAAATTCTACCGCCCAATTAAAGGCGACTTTAACCTTAAAATAG
- a CDS encoding glucoamylase family protein: MTIKNSLFTTLLILVIISCKSGDDYEYTPIEFPTDDDPVSTPTITDEELLNITQAETFKYFWNFAEVNSGAARERYHPNDPSNSEYTVTTGGTGFGIMALIVGIERGFITKEEGVDRFAKILDFLEKADRFHGAWPHWINGETAKVMPFSNLDNGGDLVETAFLAQGLICLKEYLKNGTDTEKAIAAKADELWKGVEWNWYTKGENTLYWHWSPNNDFTINLELKGYNEVLITYVLAAASPNYTISKEVYTNGWASNGSITSSNTKYGFPLLAKHAGNQTYGGPLFWAHYSYLGLNPKGLSDEYLNYWNVNTNHAKINYSYSIENPKQFTDYGKDCWGLTASYTRNADGTIGYNAHSPSNDTGVISPTAAISSMPYTPTESMQALHYFYKNKDKLMGPAGFYDAFSPEYNYWVAEQYLAIDQGPIIVMIENHRTGLLWKLFMQNTDVKNGLDKLEYSYTE, translated from the coding sequence ATGACAATTAAAAATAGTCTTTTTACAACATTACTTATACTTGTAATTATCTCTTGTAAAAGTGGGGATGATTACGAGTATACTCCAATTGAATTTCCTACGGATGACGATCCTGTTTCTACGCCTACAATAACAGACGAGGAGCTGCTAAATATTACGCAGGCTGAAACCTTTAAATATTTTTGGAATTTTGCTGAGGTAAATTCTGGCGCAGCAAGAGAACGCTACCATCCTAACGACCCAAGTAATAGTGAATATACAGTTACAACAGGTGGTACAGGTTTTGGTATTATGGCACTTATTGTAGGTATAGAAAGGGGTTTTATTACCAAAGAGGAAGGCGTAGATAGGTTTGCTAAAATTTTAGATTTTTTAGAAAAAGCAGATCGTTTTCACGGTGCTTGGCCACATTGGATTAATGGAGAAACGGCTAAGGTTATGCCATTTAGCAATTTAGACAACGGTGGAGATTTGGTAGAAACCGCTTTTTTAGCTCAAGGCTTAATTTGTTTAAAAGAGTATTTAAAAAACGGTACAGATACAGAAAAAGCTATAGCTGCCAAAGCAGATGAGTTATGGAAAGGTGTTGAGTGGAATTGGTATACAAAAGGAGAAAATACGCTGTATTGGCACTGGTCTCCTAACAACGATTTTACTATTAATTTAGAGTTAAAAGGATATAATGAAGTACTAATTACTTATGTTTTAGCTGCTGCATCACCCAATTATACAATTTCTAAAGAGGTGTATACAAACGGTTGGGCATCTAATGGTAGCATCACTTCATCTAACACAAAATATGGGTTTCCTTTGTTGGCTAAACACGCAGGCAATCAAACTTATGGCGGACCATTATTTTGGGCACATTACTCGTACTTAGGTTTAAACCCTAAGGGGTTATCAGATGAGTATTTAAATTACTGGAACGTAAACACAAATCACGCTAAAATAAATTACAGTTATAGTATAGAAAACCCAAAGCAATTTACAGATTACGGAAAAGATTGCTGGGGATTAACAGCTAGTTATACTAGAAATGCAGATGGCACAATTGGGTATAATGCTCATAGTCCGTCTAACGACACTGGTGTAATATCACCAACAGCAGCAATTAGTTCTATGCCGTATACACCAACGGAGTCTATGCAGGCACTACACTATTTTTATAAAAACAAAGACAAGTTAATGGGTCCGGCTGGCTTCTACGATGCCTTTAGTCCTGAATATAATTATTGGGTTGCAGAACAATATTTAGCTATAGACCAAGGACCAATTATAGTTATGATAGAAAACCACAGAACTGGTTTACTATGGAAACTGTTTATGCAAAATACTGATGTTAAAAACGGTTTAGACAAGTTAGAATATAGCTATACAGAATAA
- a CDS encoding glucoamylase family protein, which produces MRLILVVLAVASLLTGCNNKPKKVQKQVWTDEALMDTVQKQTFNYFWDGAEPVSGLARERIHLDSIYPTHDKDIITIGGSGFGLMAIVVGAERGYITKEEALSRFEKSVDFLEKADRFHGAWPHWLLPSGKVAPFSTYDDGGDLVETAFLIQGLLTVKEYYANGGEREQKLVAKIQKLWEEVEWDWYTKGENTLYWHWSPNVTWKMNFPVGGYNEALIMYILAAASPTHPVSKEVYDEGWALKGEIAKDTVYYGLETELNHYEHDASPVGPLFWAHYSYLGLNPKGLTDAYADYWKLNVNHAKIHYRHAVENPNKYKGYGKNLWGLTSSYSVKGYAGHRPDNDLGVISPTAALSSIAYTPEESLQFLRYMYTEQDSLIGKYGPYDAFSLESDWSLPRYLAIDQGPIPVMIENYRTGLLWDLFMKNKDLHKGLEKLSFSTKHKNDN; this is translated from the coding sequence ATGAGATTAATTTTAGTAGTATTGGCCGTTGCATCCTTATTAACAGGATGCAACAACAAGCCAAAAAAAGTACAAAAACAAGTTTGGACAGATGAAGCCTTAATGGACACTGTACAAAAACAAACATTTAACTATTTCTGGGATGGTGCAGAGCCTGTTTCTGGTTTGGCTAGAGAACGTATACATTTAGATAGCATTTACCCAACACACGATAAAGACATTATAACTATTGGTGGTTCTGGATTTGGACTAATGGCAATAGTTGTTGGTGCAGAGCGTGGTTATATTACCAAAGAAGAAGCTTTATCTAGATTTGAAAAATCTGTAGATTTCTTAGAAAAAGCAGATCGTTTTCATGGTGCTTGGCCACACTGGTTACTACCAAGTGGTAAAGTTGCTCCTTTTAGTACGTATGATGATGGTGGAGATTTAGTAGAAACTGCCTTTTTAATTCAGGGTTTATTAACTGTAAAAGAATACTATGCAAACGGCGGAGAACGTGAACAAAAACTAGTTGCTAAAATTCAGAAACTTTGGGAAGAAGTAGAATGGGATTGGTACACAAAAGGAGAAAATACCTTATACTGGCACTGGTCTCCTAATGTAACGTGGAAAATGAATTTCCCTGTGGGTGGTTACAATGAAGCATTAATAATGTACATACTTGCAGCTGCATCACCAACTCACCCAGTATCTAAAGAAGTTTATGACGAGGGTTGGGCGTTAAAAGGTGAAATAGCTAAAGACACTGTTTATTATGGTTTAGAAACTGAGTTAAACCATTATGAGCATGATGCATCACCTGTTGGTCCTTTATTTTGGGCACATTACTCTTACTTAGGTTTAAACCCTAAAGGGTTAACAGATGCCTACGCAGACTATTGGAAATTAAATGTAAATCACGCTAAAATACACTACAGACACGCAGTAGAAAATCCAAATAAATATAAAGGTTATGGCAAAAATTTATGGGGGTTAACATCTAGTTATTCTGTAAAAGGCTACGCTGGCCACAGACCAGATAACGATCTAGGTGTAATATCACCTACTGCAGCATTATCTTCTATAGCCTATACACCAGAAGAGAGTTTACAATTTTTACGCTATATGTACACAGAACAAGATTCTCTTATTGGTAAATATGGTCCTTATGATGCTTTTAGTTTAGAAAGTGATTGGTCTTTACCTCGCTATTTAGCTATAGACCAAGGTCCTATTCCTGTAATGATAGAAAACTACAGAACAGGTTTACTATGGGATTTATTTATGAAAAACAAAGACTTGCATAAAGGATTAGAAAAACTTAGTTTCTCTACAAAACACAAAAATGACAATTAA
- a CDS encoding LamG domain-containing protein: MKNLKYTITCLVSALFFYSCDQGIDDITQVAPGKDATAPTVKINYPTEGTKIKVLDIVTSIIIDFEVTDDIEVASINVAIDNNNIQSFTSFKDYRRVLIDDLVFDNLVDGTHQLTITATDLEGKTTEASVNFEKEPAYTSLFAGETLYMPFDGDYVDLIGLQSAEKVGVPGFAGESVVGTNAYSGATDAYLEYPTDGLIDGAEFSASFWYKVDASPDRAGILVIGDDVDDRFQGIRLFREGNGAEQRIKANVGTGAGESWNDGAVINVADNEWVYITLAISATKSTIFFNGIPVNTADLSAPVDWTNCNTVTIGAGGETFSYWDHKSDNSAIDELRFFNRALTTNDIENMINVTNPYTGVYDGEMFYAPFDNDTKNKFTTQEATVIGLPGFADESVAGSNSFASTTDSYITYPTNDLLNGTEFSATFWYKVDANPDRAGILVIGDDADDRFQGLRLFREGSDTEQRIKANIGIGTDESWNDGDVINVADNEWVFVSLVISSTKSTIYFDGVAVNSTDLAAPIDWTGCDLITVGSGGETFSYWDHKSDNSSIDELRLYNKALSQEEIQSIRDADL, from the coding sequence ATGAAAAATTTAAAATATACAATAACCTGTTTGGTTTCTGCATTGTTTTTCTATTCTTGTGATCAAGGTATAGATGATATTACACAAGTAGCACCGGGAAAAGATGCTACGGCACCAACAGTTAAAATAAATTACCCTACAGAAGGCACAAAAATTAAGGTACTAGACATTGTTACTTCTATTATTATAGATTTTGAAGTTACTGATGATATAGAAGTTGCCTCTATTAACGTAGCTATAGATAATAACAATATTCAATCTTTTACAAGCTTTAAAGACTACAGACGTGTTTTAATAGATGATTTAGTTTTTGATAATTTAGTTGATGGTACACACCAACTAACTATTACCGCTACAGATTTAGAAGGCAAGACCACTGAAGCATCAGTAAACTTTGAAAAAGAGCCTGCTTACACGTCACTATTTGCTGGGGAAACTCTTTATATGCCTTTTGATGGTGATTACGTAGACCTTATTGGTTTACAGTCAGCAGAAAAAGTTGGCGTACCCGGTTTTGCTGGTGAAAGCGTTGTTGGCACTAATGCGTATTCTGGTGCAACAGATGCTTATTTAGAATACCCTACAGACGGTTTAATTGACGGTGCAGAGTTTAGTGCATCATTCTGGTACAAGGTAGATGCTAGTCCAGACAGAGCTGGTATTTTAGTTATTGGTGATGATGTAGATGACCGTTTTCAAGGTATTAGATTATTTAGAGAGGGTAATGGTGCTGAACAAAGAATTAAAGCTAATGTTGGTACTGGAGCAGGAGAAAGTTGGAATGATGGAGCTGTTATTAATGTAGCAGATAATGAATGGGTTTATATTACACTTGCTATTTCTGCTACAAAAAGTACCATATTTTTTAATGGCATACCAGTAAATACTGCAGACCTATCAGCTCCTGTAGACTGGACAAATTGTAATACGGTTACTATTGGTGCTGGCGGAGAAACATTTAGTTACTGGGATCATAAGTCAGACAACAGTGCTATAGATGAATTACGCTTTTTTAATAGAGCACTAACCACTAATGACATAGAAAATATGATAAACGTTACAAATCCATACACTGGCGTTTATGATGGTGAAATGTTTTATGCTCCTTTTGATAACGACACTAAAAACAAATTTACAACGCAAGAAGCAACTGTAATTGGATTGCCTGGCTTTGCAGATGAAAGTGTTGCTGGTAGTAATTCTTTTGCTAGTACAACAGACTCTTATATAACCTATCCTACAAATGATTTATTAAACGGTACAGAGTTTAGCGCAACATTTTGGTACAAAGTAGATGCTAATCCAGATAGGGCAGGTATTTTAGTTATTGGTGATGATGCAGATGATCGTTTTCAAGGGTTAAGACTATTTAGAGAAGGTAGTGACACAGAACAGAGAATAAAAGCAAATATTGGTATTGGTACTGATGAAAGTTGGAATGATGGTGATGTTATAAACGTAGCAGATAATGAATGGGTATTTGTATCACTAGTTATTTCTTCCACAAAAAGCACCATTTATTTTGATGGTGTTGCCGTTAACTCTACAGATTTGGCTGCTCCTATAGATTGGACAGGTTGCGACTTAATTACTGTTGGTTCTGGTGGTGAAACATTTAGTTACTGGGATCATAAATCAGATAATAGTTCTATTGATGAACTGCGCCTATACAACAAAGCACTTTCACAAGAAGAAATACAGTCTATTAGAGACGCAGATTTATAA